The following proteins are co-located in the Corynebacterium aquilae DSM 44791 genome:
- the pyrR gene encoding bifunctional pyr operon transcriptional regulator/uracil phosphoribosyltransferase PyrR has product MSETAANVTEIISADDVNRTVARIAHQIIEKTALDAPEARRVVLLGIPSGGVPLAERLAANIAQFSGTDVFCGALDITLYRDDLRRTPHRALQPTNIPVEGIDGTTVILVDDVLYSGRTIRAALDALRDVGRPEEIQLAVLVDRGHRQLPIRADYVGKNLPTSRAEDVTVSLREIDGEDAVTLTRRDEV; this is encoded by the coding sequence ATGAGCGAAACTGCAGCGAATGTCACGGAAATTATCTCCGCTGACGATGTCAACCGCACTGTCGCACGCATCGCGCACCAAATCATTGAAAAAACCGCGCTGGACGCCCCAGAGGCTCGTCGCGTGGTTCTGCTAGGGATCCCGTCGGGGGGTGTTCCGCTAGCGGAGCGCCTCGCCGCCAACATCGCCCAATTCTCCGGCACCGACGTCTTCTGCGGGGCCCTGGACATCACCCTCTACCGCGACGACCTTCGTCGCACCCCCCACCGGGCGCTGCAGCCCACCAACATCCCCGTCGAGGGAATCGATGGCACGACCGTGATTCTCGTCGACGATGTTTTGTATTCGGGCCGCACCATCCGCGCCGCACTCGACGCGCTGCGCGACGTCGGACGCCCCGAAGAAATCCAACTCGCCGTCCTCGTCGACCGCGGCCACCGACAACTGCCGATCCGTGCGGACTACGTCGGTAAAAACCTACCCACCTCCCGCGCCGAGGACGTCACCGTGTCCCTCCGCGAAATCGATGGCGAGGATGCGGTGACGCTGACTCGCCGGGACGAGGTCTAA
- a CDS encoding TIGR01777 family oxidoreductase — protein MSLTTSHFLPYPRRDVWDWHTRPGAVVRLSPPFVPMQAIKQADNLADGLTRFSLPAGLKWDARHDLSGFHEGRQFSDVCVSAPLKALANWRHVHFFDDEGEGTRITDQVTTRLPGRAMHSMFAYRQHQLLGDLQAIERSHHYAGQQFRAADGSLAPVTFAVTGSGGTIGTALCAQLTTAGHRVIRLTRSVGSGSSDDVRLWDPNHPAPNLLDGVDVLIHLAGEPLLGRFNDDHKEAIYSSRVEPTRKLAQLVADSSTCNTMVVASAIGFYGHDRGDEVLSEDSATGEGFLAHVCRDWEAACQPARDAGKRVVNVRTGIVLSGRGGVLPVLRVLFSAGLGGKFGDGTAWFSWIAIDDLTDIYLRASLDPAVSGPINATGPNPVQNKDMVQALAKELKRPAVIPIPSLGPKLILGEQGAQELALANQRVVPEALLGLDHTFRYTTIEAALAHELGGEELFEEPK, from the coding sequence ATGAGTCTTACGACAAGTCACTTCCTGCCCTACCCTCGACGCGACGTGTGGGATTGGCACACGCGCCCCGGCGCCGTGGTGCGTCTCAGTCCGCCGTTTGTGCCCATGCAGGCGATTAAGCAGGCGGATAATCTCGCCGATGGTTTGACCCGTTTTTCTTTGCCCGCCGGGCTGAAATGGGATGCCCGCCACGACTTGTCGGGTTTTCACGAAGGGCGCCAATTTAGCGATGTGTGTGTTTCCGCCCCGTTGAAGGCGTTGGCGAATTGGCGCCACGTGCACTTTTTCGACGATGAGGGGGAGGGCACCCGCATCACCGACCAGGTGACCACCCGACTGCCGGGTCGGGCGATGCACTCGATGTTCGCTTATCGCCAGCACCAGCTGCTCGGCGACCTGCAAGCCATTGAGCGCAGCCACCACTATGCCGGGCAGCAGTTCCGCGCCGCGGACGGCAGCCTTGCCCCAGTGACTTTCGCGGTGACCGGTAGTGGCGGCACCATTGGCACCGCCCTGTGCGCCCAATTGACCACGGCGGGGCATCGCGTAATCCGCCTGACTCGCAGCGTGGGCAGCGGCAGCAGCGATGATGTGCGCCTGTGGGATCCCAACCACCCCGCACCAAACCTGCTTGACGGGGTTGATGTGCTCATCCACCTGGCGGGCGAGCCCCTTTTGGGCCGGTTCAACGACGACCACAAAGAGGCTATCTATTCCTCCCGGGTGGAGCCCACCCGCAAGCTAGCGCAACTGGTCGCCGACAGCAGCACCTGCAACACCATGGTGGTGGCCTCGGCCATTGGTTTTTACGGCCACGACCGCGGCGATGAGGTCTTAAGCGAGGATTCCGCCACCGGCGAAGGTTTCCTGGCGCACGTGTGCCGCGACTGGGAGGCAGCCTGCCAGCCCGCCCGGGACGCCGGAAAGCGGGTCGTTAACGTTCGTACCGGTATCGTGCTGTCGGGTCGCGGCGGGGTGCTCCCGGTGCTTCGGGTGCTGTTTTCCGCGGGCCTGGGCGGCAAATTCGGCGACGGCACCGCCTGGTTTTCCTGGATCGCCATCGATGACCTCACCGATATTTATCTCCGCGCATCCCTCGACCCAGCAGTCTCCGGACCGATCAACGCAACCGGCCCGAACCCCGTGCAGAACAAGGACATGGTGCAGGCGCTGGCCAAGGAGCTCAAGCGCCCCGCGGTGATTCCGATTCCGTCCCTGGGACCTAAACTCATTCTCGGCGAGCAAGGCGCCCAAGAGCTCGCCTTGGCCAACCAGCGGGTGGTGCCGGAGGCACTGCTCGGACTCGACCACACTTTCCGCTACACCACCATTGAAGCTGCTCTCGCGCACGAACTTGGTGGCGAAGAACTTTTTGAGGAACCGAAGTGA
- a CDS encoding PPK2 family polyphosphate kinase, translating to MANFSVDDARALAVGPQVVLADIDPASTPHFDGSKKKLTHEFTEIDEELDELQRKLYANARADMPNTGAVLLVLQGMDTSGKGGQVRHVFRAFDPQGVVHAAFGKPTEEEKAHDFLWRIAPKVPGPGMIGVFDRSHYEDVLIHRVRKLSPPEEIERRYGAINDFEAQLTQRGVKIIKVMLHISQQFQKQNLLERLEDPTKYWKYNPGDVDERALWEQYQQAYEIALRRTTTDYAPWYVVPSDNKPYARMVVKYLLLGALRDMDLDWPPAHFDVEEELHRVRNS from the coding sequence CTCGACACCTCATTTCGACGGGTCGAAAAAGAAACTGACCCACGAGTTCACCGAAATCGATGAGGAGCTCGACGAGCTGCAGCGCAAGCTGTACGCCAACGCGCGCGCTGACATGCCCAACACGGGTGCGGTGCTTCTTGTCCTGCAGGGTATGGACACCTCCGGCAAAGGCGGGCAGGTTCGGCACGTGTTTCGGGCCTTCGACCCCCAAGGGGTGGTGCACGCAGCGTTTGGAAAACCCACCGAGGAAGAAAAAGCCCACGACTTTTTGTGGCGGATCGCCCCGAAAGTCCCAGGCCCCGGCATGATCGGCGTGTTCGACCGCTCCCACTACGAAGATGTTCTCATCCACCGGGTGCGGAAACTGTCCCCGCCGGAAGAAATCGAACGCCGTTACGGGGCGATCAACGACTTCGAAGCGCAGCTGACGCAACGCGGAGTCAAGATCATCAAGGTCATGCTGCACATCTCCCAGCAGTTCCAAAAGCAAAACCTGCTTGAGCGGCTCGAAGACCCCACCAAATACTGGAAGTACAACCCCGGCGACGTCGACGAGCGTGCCCTGTGGGAGCAATACCAGCAGGCCTACGAGATCGCCTTGCGGCGCACCACCACCGACTATGCGCCCTGGTACGTGGTGCCCAGCGACAATAAGCCTTATGCCCGCATGGTCGTTAAATACCTGCTGTTGGGTGCCCTGAGGGACATGGATCTTGACTGGCCACCCGCGCACTTCGACGTGGAAGAAGAACTTCACAGGGTGCGCAACTCCTAA